In Streptomyces sp. SID8374, one genomic interval encodes:
- a CDS encoding DUF5685 family protein: protein MFGIVRPCTHRLSEGLRTEWMAHLCGLCLALRADHGQFARIVTNYDGLIVSVLTEAQTGTTPAGRRTAGPCPLRAMRTAPVAMGEGARLAAAVSLVLASAKVRDHVADRDGLLARRPVAAAARRVAAGWDRAGARAGAALGFDTALLVDAVDRQTGIETLAGPGTPLLTVTEPTETATAAAFAHTAHLAGKPQNAAPLAEAGRLFGRLAHLLDAVEDREADAASGAWNPLTVTGTPLTEARRLCDDALHGVRLALREVEFTDGELVHVLLAHELRRSVDRAFGTSSCSHTGLELPEGSFGPPPGNPYGPTPGNPYGPTPGNPYGPAPGGPAAPPPPRPPRERRGLVAGCLVWAGLACTCQMCCGSFEDPWSRERREAPCNSCGDCCDACNCCGQCGDGCCCCGESCGCDC from the coding sequence GTGTTCGGAATCGTGAGGCCCTGTACCCACCGGCTCTCCGAAGGTCTGCGGACCGAGTGGATGGCCCATCTCTGCGGTCTCTGCCTGGCCCTGAGGGCGGATCACGGACAATTTGCCCGGATCGTCACGAACTATGACGGTCTGATCGTCTCGGTCCTGACGGAGGCTCAGACGGGTACCACCCCGGCCGGACGCCGTACCGCCGGGCCGTGCCCGCTGCGCGCGATGCGGACCGCCCCGGTCGCCATGGGGGAGGGGGCCAGGCTCGCCGCCGCCGTCTCGCTCGTCCTCGCCTCCGCTAAGGTCCGCGACCACGTCGCCGACCGGGACGGGCTGTTGGCCCGGCGGCCGGTCGCGGCGGCCGCGCGCCGGGTGGCGGCGGGCTGGGACCGGGCAGGTGCTCGTGCGGGGGCGGCGCTCGGCTTCGACACCGCCCTCCTGGTCGACGCGGTCGACCGGCAGACCGGCATCGAGACCCTCGCCGGGCCCGGCACCCCGCTGCTGACGGTCACCGAACCCACCGAGACCGCCACCGCGGCCGCCTTCGCCCACACCGCGCACCTCGCCGGGAAGCCGCAGAACGCCGCCCCGCTCGCGGAGGCCGGGCGGCTCTTCGGGCGGCTCGCGCATCTGCTGGACGCCGTGGAGGACCGGGAAGCTGACGCCGCGTCGGGTGCCTGGAACCCGCTGACGGTGACCGGTACGCCGCTGACCGAGGCGCGCCGGCTCTGCGACGACGCGCTGCACGGCGTACGGCTCGCGCTGCGGGAGGTGGAGTTCACCGACGGCGAGCTCGTCCACGTCCTGCTCGCCCATGAGCTGCGGCGCTCGGTCGACCGGGCGTTCGGCACGTCGTCCTGCTCGCACACGGGGCTCGAACTGCCGGAGGGCTCCTTCGGCCCGCCGCCCGGCAACCCGTACGGCCCGACCCCTGGCAATCCGTACGGTCCCACCCCCGGCAACCCCTACGGCCCGGCCCCCGGCGGCCCGGCCGCCCCGCCCCCGCCCCGGCCGCCGCGCGAGCGGCGCGGGCTGGTCGCCGGGTGCCTGGTGTGGGCCGGGCTCGCCTGCACCTGCCAGATGTGCTGCGGGAGCTTCGAGGACCCGTGGAGCCGGGAGCGGCGGGAGGCGCCGTGCAACAGCTGCGGCGACTGCTGCGATGCC
- the sepF gene encoding cell division protein SepF, giving the protein MGSVRKASAWLGLVEDNDERYYDDEYAEGAETGTGNQAWVTDPRVQVAAEAAQEQDRRIATVTPDSFRDARAIGELFRDGVPVIVNLTAMDPADAKRVVDFAAGLIFGLRGSIDRVATRVFLLSPADTQVVAGEAAGRKADGFFNQS; this is encoded by the coding sequence ATGGGATCGGTGCGCAAGGCGAGTGCCTGGCTGGGCCTCGTAGAGGACAACGACGAGCGGTACTACGACGACGAGTACGCCGAGGGTGCGGAGACGGGCACGGGCAACCAGGCCTGGGTCACCGACCCCCGGGTGCAGGTGGCCGCCGAGGCGGCGCAGGAGCAGGACCGCCGGATCGCCACGGTGACCCCGGACAGCTTCCGGGACGCACGGGCCATCGGTGAGCTGTTCCGGGACGGTGTCCCGGTGATCGTCAACCTCACGGCCATGGACCCCGCCGACGCCAAGCGCGTGGTGGACTTCGCCGCCGGGCTGATCTTCGGTCTGCGCGGTTCGATCGACCGGGTGGCCACCCGGGTCTTCCTGCTCTCCCCGGCCGACACCCAGGTGGTCGCCGGGGAAGCCGCCGGCCGCAAGGCCGACGGCTTCTTCAACCAGAGCTGA
- a CDS encoding acyl-CoA dehydrogenase family protein has translation MSSTDSAKPSKLPPFDATDPLGIDDLLGPDDLAIRDTVRTWATDRVLPHIAEWYEKGELPGIRELARELGALGALGMSLDGYGCAGASAVQYGLACLELEAADSGIRSLVSVQGSLAMYAIHRFGSEEQKQRWLPGMAAGETIGCFGLTEPDHGSDPAGMRTYAKRDGEDWVLTGRKMWITNGSVAGVAVVWAQTDEGDEGRGIRGFVVPTDTPGFSAPEIRHKWSLRASVTSELVMDGVRLPADAVLPDARGLRGPLSCLSHARYGIVWGAMGAARASFESALDYARTREQFGRPIGGFQLTQAKLADMAVELHKGILLAHHLGRRMDAGRLRPEQASFGKLNNVREAIEICRTSRTILGANGISLEYPVMRHATNLESVLTYEGTVEMHQLVLGKALTGLDAFR, from the coding sequence ATGTCCAGCACCGATTCCGCGAAGCCGTCGAAGCTCCCGCCGTTCGACGCCACCGACCCCCTCGGCATCGACGATCTGCTCGGCCCCGACGACCTGGCGATCCGCGACACCGTCCGCACCTGGGCCACCGACCGGGTCCTGCCGCACATCGCCGAGTGGTACGAGAAGGGGGAGCTGCCCGGCATCCGGGAGCTGGCCCGGGAGCTCGGCGCGCTGGGCGCCCTCGGGATGTCCCTCGACGGGTACGGCTGTGCCGGGGCGAGCGCCGTCCAGTACGGGCTGGCCTGCCTGGAGCTGGAGGCCGCCGACTCCGGGATCCGCTCGCTCGTCTCCGTACAGGGTTCGCTCGCCATGTACGCGATCCACCGGTTCGGCTCGGAGGAGCAGAAGCAGCGGTGGCTGCCCGGCATGGCGGCGGGCGAGACCATCGGCTGCTTCGGGCTGACCGAGCCGGACCACGGCTCGGACCCGGCCGGGATGCGGACGTACGCCAAGCGCGACGGCGAGGACTGGGTGCTCACCGGGCGCAAGATGTGGATCACCAACGGATCGGTCGCGGGCGTGGCGGTCGTCTGGGCGCAGACCGACGAGGGCGACGAGGGCCGCGGCATCCGGGGCTTCGTCGTCCCGACCGACACCCCCGGCTTCTCGGCGCCCGAGATCCGCCACAAGTGGTCGCTGCGCGCCTCGGTCACCAGCGAGCTGGTCATGGACGGCGTGCGGCTCCCCGCCGACGCGGTCCTCCCGGACGCGCGGGGGCTGCGCGGCCCGCTCAGCTGTCTGAGCCACGCCCGGTACGGGATCGTCTGGGGCGCCATGGGCGCCGCGCGGGCCAGCTTCGAGTCGGCCCTCGACTACGCGAGGACCCGGGAACAGTTCGGCCGGCCGATCGGCGGCTTCCAGCTTACCCAGGCGAAGCTGGCGGACATGGCCGTGGAACTGCACAAGGGCATCCTGCTCGCCCACCATCTGGGCAGGCGCATGGACGCGGGGCGGCTCCGCCCCGAGCAGGCCAGCTTCGGCAAGCTCAACAACGTGCGGGAGGCGATCGAGATCTGCCGAACCTCGCGCACGATCCTCGGTGCCAACGGGATCTCCCTGGAGTACCCGGTGATGCGGCACGCGACGAATCTGGAGTCGGTGCTCACGTACGAGGGCACCGTGGAGATGCACCAGCTGGTGCTGGGCAAGGCGCTCACCGGTCTCGACGCCTTCCGGTGA